A window of the Lolium perenne isolate Kyuss_39 chromosome 7, Kyuss_2.0, whole genome shotgun sequence genome harbors these coding sequences:
- the LOC127316417 gene encoding transcription termination factor MTERF8, chloroplastic encodes MWMMFEAVVLNLTVRIHDSHRSPFSTESTPLAAGAAMLRLRSCILTRLLSSPSSASPISPLHRLLSAVAADPSPAFAVEQYLVDTCGLTRPQALKASTKLSHLKSPAKPDAVLAFLADLGLSSADVAAAVAGDPLLLCADVDKTLAPVVAGLTGHGLSRTEVARLVSLGRTIFRCRSIVSNLPYYLSLFGSYENLQQLLKQCPELLGCSLEKVVKPNVAFLRECGLGDCILSKVHLSTPRILSTNPDRLPAMVACAEGLGVPRGSPMFRHVLYAVARVGEDKIPAKVDYLKKTFRWSDAEVGIVACKNPQVLSRSKDMLQRLSEFFISEVGLEPADIAHRSVVLTYSLESRLKPRYYAVKFLKKNGLLKCFPSYSTIFNMTDKVFVERYICPHKEAAPHVYEDYVAACKGEVSTRFLSA; translated from the coding sequence ATGTGGATGATGTTCGAGGCCGTGGTGCTGAACCTGACCGTGAGAATTCACGATTCCCATCGATCCCCATTCTCAACGGAATCGACTCcgctcgccgccggcgccgccatgCTCCGCCTGCGAAGCTGCATCCTCACCCGTCTCCTCTCTTCCCCCTCCTCCGCGAGTCCCATCTCCCCTCTCCACCGACTGCTGTCAGCGGTTGCGGCCGACCCAAGCCCCGCGTTCGCCGTCGAGCAGTACCTCGTCGACACCTGCGGCCTCACCCGGCCCCAAGCCCTCAAGGCCTCCACCAAGCTCTCCCACCTCAAGTCCCCCGCCAAGCCCGACGCCGTGCTCGCCTTCCTCGCGGACCTCGGCCTCTCCAGCGccgacgtcgccgccgccgtcgcagggGACCCGCTGTTGCTCTGCGCCGACGTGGACAAGACCCTGGCCCCCGTCGTCGCCGGGCTAACCGGCCACGGCCTCTCGCGCACCGAGGTCGCGCGCCTCGTCTCGCTCGGCCGCACCATCTTCCGCTGCAGATCCATCGTCTCCAACCTCCCATACTACCTATCGCTCTTCGGATCCTACGAGAACCTCCAACAATTACTCAAGCAGTGCCCCGAGCTCCTCGGGTGCAGCCTGGAGAAGGTGGTCAAGCCCAACGTCGCGTTCCTGCGGGAGTGCGGGCTAGGAGACTGCATCCTGTCCAAGGTGCACCTCTCCACGCCACGCATACTTTCCACCAACCCAGACCGCCTCCCTGCAATGGTGGCATGCGCCGAAGGCCTCGGCGTACCCCGTGGATCTCCCATGTTCAGGCATGTGCTCTACGCTGTTGCAAGGGTCGGCGAGGATAAAATCCCTGCCAAGGTAGATTACTTGAAGAAAACTTTCAGGTGGTCGGATGCTGAAGTGGGTATTGTTGCTTGTAAGAATCCACAGGTGCTATCGAGGTCTAAGGACATGCTGCAGCGCTTGTCTGAGTTCTTTATCTCTGAGGTGGGTTTGGAACCTGCTGACATTGCTCATCGTTCAGTAGTGCTCACTTATAGCCTGGAGAGCCGCCTCAAGCCCCGGTACTACGCGGTAAAGTTTCTCAAGAAAAATGGATTGCTCAAATGCTTCCCGAGCTACTCTACAATTTTCAACATGACCGACAAGGTATTCGTGGAGAGGTACATCTGCCCTCACAAGGAAGCTGCTCCCCACGTATATGAAGACTATGTCGCCGCTTGCAAAGGGGAAGTATCCACTAGATTCTTATCTGCTTGA